Part of the Paramagnetospirillum magnetotacticum MS-1 genome, ATTCTGAACGCCACGGGCCTTGAGACGCTTCACCTCGGCGATGGCCTCGGCCTTACTGGGCAAATATCGCCCCTGCCCCTCGGCCATCACCGTCCAAGGCCAGGCAATAACTGCCTTGTGCGACGAGTCATAGCGCCCGGATTCGACGATGGAAATGGCGTGGAGAAGAGCGGCGGGAATGCCGTAAAGCCGCTCCTGCGCCGCAGTCTCGGCGGCGCACAGCCCTTCATTGGCAATGGTGGGAACGGCGCGGGCGGGCAGCGCGGCCAGGGCCAGAACAGCCCCCGCTCCCACTATCCATGCCATGCGCCGAACCGTCATCTCACTCTCCTAGGGGTCCCAGACCCAGGCGCATTCTTGCACAGCCCATGCCAGGAATTCCAACTTTGCCGGATCAAAGTGGTCATACCTGTGTTGCATCCACCAATGGGGGAAATGGGCCTGTTTGGCGGTTTTCCGCGGTTTCCCGACGGATTTTTATCTTGCGCCGCAGAAAATCCCCCGATATATATTGCACTGCAGCAAAGGCCAGTCTCCGGACCCCTTTACTGCTTTCTTGGACGTTTCCTCCCTAAACTCAAGCCGCTGGGGCAACCCAGCGGCTTTTTTTCTCCCTCCCTCGGAGGAGATCAGGGAATTTCCGGGTCCGACGCCGAAAACAGGGGCGGCGCTTTGGCGCCGTCAGGTAGCGGCCGGTCATCTCCCCCCAAGGTGCGGTGCATGATCACCACATCCACCCAACGACCGAACTTCAGCCCCACGCCGCGCAGCACCCCTTCCTGGCCAAAGCCCAGCGCCCGGTGTACGGCGATGGAGCCCTGATTGGCGGAATCGCCGATCACCGCGATCATCTGGCGGTATCCCGATTCGGTGCAGCGCTCGATAAGCGCCGCCAGCAGGACCCGGCCGATGCCCCGGCGCACCACGAAGGGCGCCACATAGATGGAGTCCTCCACCGT contains:
- a CDS encoding GNAT family N-acetyltransferase, encoding MSRSGTPLSVQIRDATDDDMAAVQAIYSFYVTRSAASFEEDVPSVEEMKARRAAVEARGLPFLVAVEEGEVLGYTYAGPFRQRSAYRYTVEDSIYVAPFVVRRGIGRVLLAALIERCTESGYRQMIAVIGDSANQGSIAVHRALGFGQEGVLRGVGLKFGRWVDVVIMHRTLGGDDRPLPDGAKAPPLFSASDPEIP